In Acidiphilium acidophilum, one genomic interval encodes:
- a CDS encoding ribbon-helix-helix protein, CopG family produces the protein MPDQTTKTRPVSISLPPATLDRLDAAAADADIPRSTLVRHILDRSLARPSTNYAHAPWFETKHDNSLPARCTASLTPGVAGWTGPAMTWEANQSENSENFRRRIADELRAAGLFLAGAVVQVVEHPAWATWGGRVPAEFR, from the coding sequence ATGCCCGATCAAACCACCAAAACGCGGCCGGTATCGATCAGCCTGCCTCCGGCAACGCTCGATCGCCTCGACGCGGCAGCCGCCGATGCGGATATTCCGCGCTCGACCCTGGTGCGCCACATCCTCGACCGATCACTTGCCCGGCCCTCCACGAATTACGCCCATGCGCCTTGGTTCGAGACGAAACACGACAACTCGCTGCCCGCACGATGCACCGCATCGCTTACGCCTGGCGTAGCGGGATGGACGGGACCGGCGATGACCTGGGAGGCCAACCAGAGCGAGAACAGCGAGAATTTCCGCCGCCGCATCGCCGATGAACTCCGCGCCGCTGGCCTCTTTTTGGCCGGTGCCGTGGTGCAGGTTGTGGAACACCCGGCATGGGCGACATGGGGTGGCCGCGTACCCGCCGAGTTTCGCTGA